AAAGAGAACCCTTTTCGTTAGAGAATTCGTCTTCTTTGTCAGCGAGCGGCTTTCCTTTTAGATTCTGGTCTGCACCTCCAAATGCATGAAACGCTCCTGACCTGAGGATCAGTTAAGATCAGGTCCGAAGCGTCGTTGATGGAATGTttgttgtatttgtatttgtatttgagTAGGTTGTAGATTGTAGAATAGAATAGTATAGAGATTGAGAGTATATCCGTTTCACAGTTGTGAGATTTGGTTTGGTTTCGTTGGCAGAGAAAGGAGAAATTGTCAGTGTTAAAATCAGTGTTCAATGATCTGGTCGGGTATCTGTCTAGTCTGGCTTAGCCACACGCTAAAAGCAGGGTCATGTGGGGTCAAGTGAATCTTCTACGGTCTGTATGTGTTTGTTTTAACATCTACTGGGATCTCCGATACAGTCTAGCGGTTGCTCTACATGGAGGATGAGGGCGGCGGCCAGACAATGATGATGGTGCTGCTGTCCTTCTCATCCTCATTCTCATCCTTAACCGCTTCCACATCCTTACTTTCCAAATATGTGGCTATCTCGTTGGCATTCCGATTGAAGGCCACCATCATGGGGGTGTTGCCTTCGGCATTGCGTGCCTGCAGACTAGCCCCGGCGGCCACCAGCATCACGCAGAGCTCCCTGCGAGTCGTATCAGCGGCGATATGTAAAGCAGTTTGTCCGCTACAAAGTGTGCAAACAAAGGAGAGAATGATTAGTTTTGGTAGATAATGGGCAAATGGTTTCACATGCTGTCTTGTAGCTCTGGTTGTTCTTCGACTACTCACTGGTCCTTGTCGGGCATATTGATGATGCGTTTTGTGGCACATGAGATGATATATTTCACAATGTCCTTATGGTTGTATTTGCAGGCAAAGTGCAGGGCCGTCTCTCCGTTCTTATTCACTGACTGCAATGAGTATCCTTGTTCATGTAGTGCACGTAACTGTAAGGATAAGTGCGAGGGTAAATGAGTGAGCGGCTCAAACACATGGCACAACgattggggggggggggggactaGGAGCAGGATACAACAAACTGCATACACAACGGGGGTAGGGGTGGggttgggtttgggtttggggcTTTACGGAGGTTATACATATATTGATACATATAGAAGATATAGTTGTTCTACCATATTGAGATCACCGCTTTGGGCTGCTAGTAGTATGGCATCGGAAGTTTGTTCCAGTATAGGGCTGTTattcataaatatatattcatGGGTGTATGTGGGTGTGTTTATGGTGTTTTATGTGCACATAAAAGAGTAGACAGAAAATAGAACAAGAAGAAAATTCAGGCATcagttttgttttgattgaaGTTCCCGTTGAACCGATTCGTTGATACACATATCGTTTTGATCGTCATGATTTAATGGGTATACATATGCAGTAGTACAGTAGAAGAAGGCCACAACAGACAGGGACAGACATTTAGGCAGAAAAGAAGttgaaatcaaattaaagtTAGATACAGGAATAGGATAAAGGATACACAGAATACCTGAATCCATAACCAAAAACATCTTCGTTGAAACTGAACAAACGATCTTTGTTGCTGCATGCACAAAAATGATGAAATCAATTAatgaaaaaaaaccaaacaaaatgTAAGACAGAAAGTGGGAGAAAAGCATCCGGGAATGTGGTGGGAGCGGGGGCGAGCGAATAAAAGCGAGATGGCATCTCTATGGTAATGCCAATTGGATAGAGATGGAGATAGAGATGCGTAAATCgatttcatttgatttgttttgttgtttttgtagtGCCATCTCGCTCGTTTTGGGCATCAATGATTGATTGCATGTTAATCGAATGCTGAATCGATGAGGGAATGCTTCGTTTTTACCTCTTCCACTTCATCACTTTGATGGGCTTGGAGCCAATTTGTAAATCCTCGTCTGTGAGTGGAATTTTCGTATATATAATCGACAAGTATATCGATATAGATCGATGAAAAGAGTTGTAGAAATTGTTAGTACACCAATTGAACGAGTGAAAAGTCAAATCATCAATCAAATATAATTGTAAAAAAATACTTAAAGAATAAGTTTCAAGATAAGTAGATAGATTTCAACGATAACTAGTTCAAACAGATAATCGATTAGTCGAACAACAGACTGATCGAACGTACACATATCGGTATCGACAAGTACGATATATAGACAGATACATAGAGATCAAACGGATATCGGTATATCCACTACCAGAGAGGAGCCATAACCTACCCTGGGGGTTTCATTGTGTGTGGTTTCTAGTGTGTATGGATATTGGGGATATCTTGTTCGAAGGTATATCGGAGGTGGTGTGGAGACCGGAATACGGTTTGGTCCTTGCTACGgttaactgttaatgtaagcCGGGATTATATACCATATCGTGAGTAATCGAGAGAGAAAGATTGGTTCGTATTTAATGCTCTACTTACATGCTATTGTGGCAAGGACTAAGCTGTATTCGGTTCCTTAAGACACTGACATATCGGGAGGTGTTACGAGTGGGtgtttgtatgttttttgTACTATGTACTATGTAAGTGTCTGTTCTTTTTGTTAGTGGCTAAGCGTGCAACAACACAACGTTCGCGATAACAGATGACGATTGAAGATAAATGAAGCAGAAGAGAACAGGGAGCCAGGGAGTCAGGGTGGAGTGTCGGGAAAGGAAGAGACAGCCATCCCCTCTCCGAATGCTCAAAGCTGGAATCGCTTCTTGCGAAAGTGGAGGTGGCAGAACATGCGTCTATCAATGAACGGCAGCTGAGCGGCCACCTCACGCTGGTAGAGCTCCAGCCGCTCTTGCAGCGGTAGCTCATCAACACTGGTGGCAACCGCTGGTTGTGCCACCCGTTGCccttgctgtggctgtggctgatGCTGTTGCTTTGGTGGCCAGCAGGCAGATAACAGAAGAAGCCTACCGGTGCTGCCTGGTGCATGGCCCTGGGCCTGGTCCATTTGTCGGCGCTCTGTCTGGGCCTGACGCTGCGAGAATGCGGCAAAGGAGCGTTCTTGGTCGGGTGTTTGGGGCATGGTGGCGAGTTCGTGATCCAGAATAAGTAAATCGTCAATGGCGATGTCACAGATGTAGTGTAAATGTTCCTGCGCCCTGTCGATGCGGAAGTAGTGCTCTGCAGTGCAGGCTTTCAACGGAAAAGAGACAAAAAGGAGAAACATGAACTCATAGATTATTTGTGGGGCTATTCAGGTTGAGGCTCGAGCAGGACTTACCGTCTACGAAACACCAGTCCTGCGATACCTTCGGGTAGGTGATGGACTCTTCGAACTTGGCGTTGAGCATATTGCGGACATGATCCAGATCGCATTGTGAGTCGATCTCGATCTGGCCGAGCTTGTTCGCCAGCTTACTGAGCATCTCCCTTTGGTAGTGGTATTGCTCATACTGCTGCATCGTAATGCGCAGGATATTCAATTGAAGCTTCTCCAGGGGATTTACTCTGTGATTAGAGAAGGGTTTAGTGGTGGACAGGCCGCGTCCGTTGGATATCACTCACTGGACATCGCCACGTCCATTCTTGCACTTGGTCAGCATCAACGCCTTATTCAACAGCTCGATCTCAATGATCGACGGCTTCACGCGACACGCCTCACCATCCACCTGCATCGGTATGGTGCGCTTCGTTATGATGCGCGCCTTCCGGCACTGGCAGATGCAGGTGCCGTGCATGCCCGCCTGCAGCATCGGCAGCTGGTAGGTGGTCAGCCCCACCACCTCCATCAGGCCGTCGTCAATGGTGGGCTTAGTCGCCCCGAACGAGTCGTTCCACGGGTGGGTGCCGCCGCCATAGCTGCGGAAAGGGAAAGTGTTTAGATCGCCTAATCGAACACCATCTATAGCTCATTCTCCTTTCGCACCTGGGTATGTTCAGGAAGAGGACGGCATGGCAGCCGGCGTCCCGCAGCTTGCTGGTGAAGTCATTCCCGTCGCACTCCAGCGTCACCCACTGGGAGAGGTTGCGGTACTGGCGCAGGATCAGATCCTTGCCCCCCATCTGGCCGTAGTACATCTTGTTGCGCAGCCGCGAATTGAAGCGCTCCGGATGGGCCTCCCGCGCTTCGTGGAACTCCAGTGCGATGTGGGCATCCACCCCGAACGAGAAGTAGTTGTTGATCACGTTCAGGGGCACGTTCGCCTTGCTGCGGTCCATGTGGTCATCGCAGACATCGTCGTTGGGCGTGACCTTGACGCGCCAGCGGTCCATGAGGACGCACTGCGACATGCCGATCTCGCGTAGGATCTTGCCCACCGGTTCGTCCGTGTAGCCCTGACAGGAGAAATACTATAAGGACAGTGCAATCGAGGGTATCACTGGGTATAGATTGCTTACCCCGCCCCATCCGAGAGCGCGAGCGAGATCGTTGCCCGTCCCCAACGGCAGCACACCGACGGCCGGGCACGGCGACAATGGTGGATGGATCTGATCGAGGACGGAGAGCACCCAGCCGACGGTGCCATCGCCGCCGCAGGCCAAAACCCGAAGATTCGGCGCCTTGCGGAACATGTCCAGACTTAATGGTGGGACGAATGAGAATGCAAAAATGATAATTAAATACAGATTTGCATGAACGAAAGACTATAGCTATAGCACTACAGTGCCCAAAGGTGGCACAGATCAAAGCTTTCTACAATGAAATGTATCGATTGAGTCTAAAACTATCGATTGACGGTGGCAGTTGTGAAATATCGTTGAGGGTATTGCCTTACATTTAATCCAGCTTACAAATGGTGTTTATAAATGGGATTATGATTCAATTTATTGATTACTTAATTCTGATTAATTCTCTATAATTATATGGCCTTATCGGAAAGACTCTAACGCCTAAGGACAGTCATTAGACATGGCACACGGACATCAACAGAAaaagagcaaaaaaaaaacagctgaCGCTCCCATTCTCTTTGCAAAACTTTATAGGAAGAAGTCTATCGACTAAGGACAGTCATTGGACACAGGAATACCTAACATACTATCCAGTATAGCGTACACTGTCATTCTCTTCGTTAGAATATGTTCATCATCTATGGATCATATGTACATAGGTGTATTGCCACCCTATGGTGGTGCCTACTATTCTAATTCCAAACGACTAGCAACATTCCCTTCGTTGGACTTGTGTTTAATAagttatattatatatatttattatatttttccATCGGATTAAGTTAAAGTCCTGAACATAGCATCTACGATCCGTCTTTCCATCATTTCCCTGCCTAAAAACAGCTGTTCCTGAATGATTCTCTGCCTGGGAAATTCTTGAAATTCTTAAGTACTACTTACCCCATTTTGGGACCTCCCTGCGTTAGATCAAAGACCTGGCGTGGGTTCAGGAGATGCTGGAACTTGCCGAGTAGCTTGACGCCCTGATTGCCACCGGACTTGGGATTAATAAAGACAATGACCGGTATTACCTCCGGCGATGGAATGGGCTTCACGATGAATGCGCGCGGTTCTCCCTTTTTCTCGTCCTTGCCCTTCTGCCGGCGCTGGGTCTGCTTCTTGCCCTTGCCACCGGGACCGCCGAGTCCGCCGGGTCCGCCAGGTGCGCCAGCTGCAGTGCCACCGCCGGCTCCAGCAGCCGAGGAGCCGGTGGCAGCGTTCTTGTTGCTCACCCGAATGGAGGACTTGAAGTTGCCCTTGTTCGGCAGCTTGACAATCCACGATGGTGGCACAATAATCGGTGCATAGTTGCCTGCGGAGAGCGTGGGAGTAaatgatagagagagagagagagagagtaagcAAAGATGGATAGATGTTCGTTCGTTCGGGGTTTAGGCCCTGGCTGGGCTAATTGAGTGGAAAGTGCTTGAGGATTGCCAAGCAACTAAATTCAATTTTCCTTTTCCATCCAATCGCtagagcaggagcaggagtggcagcagcagcagcagcagtagctaTGGTAAGCCCCAGCATAAGCGACATACCAAAGAGCAATTATGAATGCCACAGCAACAACCACAGCCAGTGGCCAGTGGGGCATAAAGGCCACACAGcagagccagtgccagtggcagtggtagtggcagtggcaaccCACTCTACGGGGtaattgttttctttttcctttttgcgCGTCGTCTTGACTCCATCTtcgtgtggcagtggcactaGCAATGGCTGTGTCTATGGTCTATGGGGCAAGTGTGCGTAATGGGGGATGGCCAGCCACACGGAGAGTGTGTTAACAAGATGCTCATTGAGACACTTTATGGTGGAACGTGCGAGTATTTCAAGGTGGAAGCCTTGAGAGGAGTCTTTAACTCGACTTTAAGTTAAATAAGGGCCAGgatccgggtccgggtccgggtccctGCCTCCTTTGACAAGTCTGAAACGAGGTTAAACTTTGCCCTGCCCTGATCCTAAGCCAAAGGCAAAGGAGAAACTTAAACAAGCAAACGATTAAACCTACATTTGACAGAatgaagttgaggttgagatATTGCCCAGGACCTCTCTAGCTTGTATGTATTTATCGTGGAAAATGGTATGGAAAGtccacaaaacaaaaactacTTGCAGTTTgaagtgtgtgtgtttttatgTTCTTATATTCCTGAAAGCTGAAATATTGATATTGAATATTGAGATTGAAATCAAAAGAATTGAAATGGGAATAaaccaaaaaagaaaaaagcaCAACAATCCAAGAGAAGAGAGAGAATATAATTATTCTAGAGAATTTTCGACAAAAAATGCTCCTTAAACATTCATGGATCAAGGATAAATAGTTGATTAAAGTCCCACAAAATTAATCAATGCCCATCGAGATG
The Drosophila miranda strain MSH22 chromosome XL, D.miranda_PacBio2.1, whole genome shotgun sequence genome window above contains:
- the LOC108154173 gene encoding eye-specific diacylglycerol kinase isoform X2; this encodes MQRLRTTFTRSRTPTGAEMKMQNSLEVPKQVRSASFDEMQLEAQRTSSNRLRQRASSSAEGRALEADRLQVPAGQGRSRSFDSAVIDPTSEDSGAFLDVPQRNKMPRRSSSSSPKTPPPCFHCQLVRQYERQITAEQRFFIDHRELTALSFYSDDDDDDDEEEGAVGGEGLCEDMHGACGGRPLPDVNNEAVARAQAILASTFENDPSTDCEDDAVELDLGLIHLSIEQSRARIPRQMRRHTIDSSVGNSEDEGVDGSGPNSNNSPYFGNTLMPPRPCGITFTLSPTNGDCPFLPTFAFPIDPNSPPGTPSPTQSPSPSPSPSPTPSVVLAVPPPLLELPSCSTGSGQQLLGSTAAVAAAALTLPAIASSQAAAAMATGAVCTLADADDAAAALGAIGLPVRPRRRSISRQEAIFVEPTGSSLENVSMSIEKADSIDAASTRANCGSPTGMFAVAHRTGFVVQDIYLTVPDLRRDRAASVDSCFSKLSSGNKTEELQPTVDGCYLTVPVINTTRSRSVDIVLPTDEQARYKALAMTGNEPGTYGRTATGSNARRPIRIVPDWTENAINGEHYWKTSSASGDLCCLNEECIKSGQRLKCSACQLVAHINCIPYVNEKPTLLCKPTYRDVGIRQYREQTTTHHHWVHRKMEKGKCKQCGKNIMFESIPQAVQSKLFGSKEIVALSCAWCHEIYHNKDTCFNQEKIGEECRLGNYAPIIVPPSWIVKLPNKGNFKSSIRVSNKNAATGSSAAGAGGGTAAGAPGGPGGLGGPGGKGKKQTQRRQKGKDEKKGEPRAFIVKPIPSPEVIPVIVFINPKSGGNQGVKLLGKFQHLLNPRQVFDLTQGGPKMGLDMFRKAPNLRVLACGGDGTVGWVLSVLDQIHPPLSPCPAVGVLPLGTGNDLARALGWGGYFSCQGYTDEPVGKILREIGMSQCVLMDRWRVKVTPNDDVCDDHMDRSKANVPLNVINNYFSFGVDAHIALEFHEAREAHPERFNSRLRNKMYYGQMGGKDLILRQYRNLSQWVTLECDGNDFTSKLRDAGCHAVLFLNIPSYGGGTHPWNDSFGATKPTIDDGLMEVVGLTTYQLPMLQAGMHGTCICQCRKARIITKRTIPMQVDGEACRVKPSIIEIELLNKALMLTKCKNGRGDVQVNPLEKLQLNILRITMQQYEQYHYQREMLSKLANKLGQIEIDSQCDLDHVRNMLNAKFEESITYPKVSQDWCFVDACTAEHYFRIDRAQEHLHYICDIAIDDLLILDHELATMPQTPDQERSFAAFSQRQAQTERRQMDQAQGHAPGSTDEDLQIGSKPIKVMKWKSNKDRLFSFNEDVFGYGFSPILEQTSDAILLAAQSGDLNMLRALHEQGYSLQSVNKNGETALHFACKYNHKDIVKYIISCATKRIINMPDKDHGQTALHIAADTTRRELCVMLVAAGASLQARNAEGNTPMMVAFNRNANEIATYLESKDVEAVKDENEDEKDSSTIIIVWPPPSSSM
- the LOC108154173 gene encoding eye-specific diacylglycerol kinase isoform X6, with amino-acid sequence MQRLRTTFTRSRTPTGAEMKMQNSLEVPKQVRSASFDEMQLEAQRTSSNRLRQRASSSAEGRALEADRLQVPAGQGRSRSFDSAVIDPTSEDSGAFLDVPQRNKMPRRSSSSSPKTPPPCFHCQLVRQYERQITAEQRFFIDHRELTALSFYSDDDDDDDEEEGAVGGEGLCEDMHGACGGRPLPDVNNEAVARAQAILASTFENDPSTDCEDDAVELDLGLIHLSIEQSRARIPRQMRRHTIDSSVGNSEDEGVDGSGPNSNNSPYFGNTLMPPRPCGITFTLSPTNGDCPFLPTFAFPIDPNSPPGTPSPTQSPSPSPSPSPTPSVVLAVPPPLLELPSCSTGSGQQLLGSTAAVAAAALTLPAIASSQAAAAMATGAVCTLADADDAAAALGAIGLPVRPRRRSISRQEAIFVEPTGSSLENVSMSIEKADSIDAASTRANCGSPTGMFAVAHRTGFVVQDIYLTVPDLRRDRAASVDSCFSKLSSGNKTEELQPTVDGCYLTVPVINTTRSRSVDIVLPTDEQARYKALAMTGNEPGTYGRTATGSNARRPIRIVPDWTENAINGEHYWKTSSASGDLCCLNEECIVSSKSGQRLKCSACQLVAHINCIPYVNEKPTLLCKPTYRDVGIRQYREQTTTHHHWVHRKMEKGKCKQCGKNIMFESIPQAVQSKLFGSKEIVALSCAWCHEIYHNKDTCFNQEKIGEECRLGNYAPIIVPPSWIVKLPNKGNFKSSIRVSNKNAATGSSAAGAGGGTAAGAPGGPGGLGGPGGKGKKQTQRRQKGKDEKKGEPRAFIVKPIPSPEVIPVIVFINPKSGGNQGVKLLGKFQHLLNPRQVFDLTQGGPKMGLDMFRKAPNLRVLACGGDGTVGWVLSVLDQIHPPLSPCPAVGVLPLGTGNDLARALGWGGYFSCQGYTDEPVGKILREIGMSQCVLMDRWRVKVTPNDDVCDDHMDRSKANVPLNVINNYFSFGVDAHIALEFHEAREAHPERFNSRLRNKMYYGQMGGKDLILRQYRNLSQWVTLECDGNDFTSKLRDAGCHAVLFLNIPSYGGGTHPWNDSFGATKPTIDDGLMEVVGLTTYQLPMLQAGMHGTCICQCRKARIITKRTIPMQVDGEACRVKPSIIEIELLNKALMLTKCKNGRGDVQVNPLEKLQLNILRITMQQYEQYHYQREMLSKLANKLGQIEIDSQCDLDHVRNMLNAKFEESITYPKVSQDWCFVDACTAEHYFRIDRAQEHLHYICDIAIDDLLILDHELATMPQTPDQERSFAAFSQRQAQTERRQMDQAQGHAPGSTDEDLQIGSKPIKVMKWKSPILEQTSDAILLAAQSGDLNMLRALHEQGYSLQSVNKNGETALHFACKYNHKDIVKYIISCATKRIINMPDKDHGQTALHIAADTTRRELCVMLVAAGASLQARNAEGNTPMMVAFNRNANEIATYLESKDVEAVKDENEDEKDSSTIIIVWPPPSSSM
- the LOC108154173 gene encoding eye-specific diacylglycerol kinase isoform X4, which gives rise to MQRLRTTFTRSRTPTGAEMKMQNSLEVPKQVRSASFDEMQLEAQRTSSNRLRQRASSSAEGRALEADRLQVPAGQGRSRSFDSAVIDPTSEDSGAFLDVPQRNKMPRRSSSSSPKTPPPCFHCQLVRQYERQITAEQRFFIDHRELTALSFYSDDDDDDDEEEGAVGGEGLCEDMHGACGGRPLPDVNNEAVARAQAILASTFENDPSTDCEDDAVELDLGLIHLSIEQSRARIPRQMRRHTIDSSVGNSEDEGVDGSGPNSNNSPYFGNTLMPPRPCGITFTLSPTNGDCPFLPTFAFPIDPNSPPGTPSPTQSPSPSPSPSPTPSVVLAVPPPLLELPSCSTGSGQQLLGSTAAVAAAALTLPAIASSQAAAAMATGAVCTLADADDAAAALGAIGLPVRPRRRSISRQEAIFVEPTGSSLENVSMSIEKADSIDAASTRANCGSPTGMFAVAHRTGFVVQDIYLTVPDLRRDRAASVDSCFSKLSSGNKTEELQPTVDGCYLTVPVINTTRSRSVDIVLPTDEQARYKALAMTGNEPGTYGRTATGSNARRPIRIVPDWTENAINGEHYWKTSSASGDLCCLNEECIVSSKSGQRLKCSACQLVAHINCIPYVNEKPTLLCKPTYRDVGIRQYREQTTTHHHWVHRKMEKGKCKQCGKAVQSKLFGSKEIVALSCAWCHEIYHNKDTCFNQEKIGEECRLGNYAPIIVPPSWIVKLPNKGNFKSSIRVSNKNAATGSSAAGAGGGTAAGAPGGPGGLGGPGGKGKKQTQRRQKGKDEKKGEPRAFIVKPIPSPEVIPVIVFINPKSGGNQGVKLLGKFQHLLNPRQVFDLTQGGPKMGLDMFRKAPNLRVLACGGDGTVGWVLSVLDQIHPPLSPCPAVGVLPLGTGNDLARALGWGGYFSCQGYTDEPVGKILREIGMSQCVLMDRWRVKVTPNDDVCDDHMDRSKANVPLNVINNYFSFGVDAHIALEFHEAREAHPERFNSRLRNKMYYGQMGGKDLILRQYRNLSQWVTLECDGNDFTSKLRDAGCHAVLFLNIPSYGGGTHPWNDSFGATKPTIDDGLMEVVGLTTYQLPMLQAGMHGTCICQCRKARIITKRTIPMQVDGEACRVKPSIIEIELLNKALMLTKCKNGRGDVQVNPLEKLQLNILRITMQQYEQYHYQREMLSKLANKLGQIEIDSQCDLDHVRNMLNAKFEESITYPKVSQDWCFVDACTAEHYFRIDRAQEHLHYICDIAIDDLLILDHELATMPQTPDQERSFAAFSQRQAQTERRQMDQAQGHAPGSTDEDLQIGSKPIKVMKWKSNKDRLFSFNEDVFGYGFSPILEQTSDAILLAAQSGDLNMLRALHEQGYSLQSVNKNGETALHFACKYNHKDIVKYIISCATKRIINMPDKDHGQTALHIAADTTRRELCVMLVAAGASLQARNAEGNTPMMVAFNRNANEIATYLESKDVEAVKDENEDEKDSSTIIIVWPPPSSSM
- the LOC108154173 gene encoding eye-specific diacylglycerol kinase isoform X15, which gives rise to MFISYLNCDSPNANANASVNASSNASSNPSAEQRVWGMERLLHAVREEFQTEDENEEDDAENSDCDSSSSSSTSVAEAAADSSQPLSQSLPLPQSLLLQQQQKAARRKLQRSDSFETGTGMPMLAWTETAAGAGGVTSAAAAAGAAGGTVRRFRRSSIGMQRKSAFRQRKLDSLGAWRRKRRTATGSNARRPIRIVPDWTENAINGEHYWKTSSASGDLCCLNEECIKSGQRLKCSACQLVAHINCIPYVNEKPTLLCKPTYRDVGIRQYREQTTTHHHWVHRKMEKGKCKQCGKNIMFESIPQAVQSKLFGSKEIVALSCAWCHEIYHNKDTCFNQEKIGEECRLGNYAPIIVPPSWIVKLPNKGNFKSSIRVSNKNAATGSSAAGAGGGTAAGAPGGPGGLGGPGGKGKKQTQRRQKGKDEKKGEPRAFIVKPIPSPEVIPVIVFINPKSGGNQGVKLLGKFQHLLNPRQVFDLTQGGPKMGLDMFRKAPNLRVLACGGDGTVGWVLSVLDQIHPPLSPCPAVGVLPLGTGNDLARALGWGGGYTDEPVGKILREIGMSQCVLMDRWRVKVTPNDDVCDDHMDRSKANVPLNVINNYFSFGVDAHIALEFHEAREAHPERFNSRLRNKMYYGQMGGKDLILRQYRNLSQWVTLECDGNDFTSKLRDAGCHAVLFLNIPSYGGGTHPWNDSFGATKPTIDDGLMEVVGLTTYQLPMLQAGMHGTCICQCRKARIITKRTIPMQVDGEACRVKPSIIEIELLNKALMLTKCKNGRGDVQVNPLEKLQLNILRITMQQYEQYHYQREMLSKLANKLGQIEIDSQCDLDHVRNMLNAKFEESITYPKVSQDWCFVDACTAEHYFRIDRAQEHLHYICDIAIDDLLILDHELATMPQTPDQERSFAAFSQRQAQTERRQMDQAQGHAPGSTDEDLQIGSKPIKVMKWKSPILEQTSDAILLAAQSGDLNMLRALHEQGYSLQSVNKNGETALHFACKYNHKDIVKYIISCATKRIINMPDKDHGQTALHIAADTTRRELCVMLVAAGASLQARNAEGNTPMMVAFNRNANEIATYLESKDVEAVKDENEDEKDSSTIIIVWPPPSSSM
- the LOC108154173 gene encoding eye-specific diacylglycerol kinase isoform X5; the encoded protein is MQRLRTTFTRSRTPTGAEMKMQNSLEVPKQVRSASFDEMQLEAQRTSSNRLRQRASSSAEGRALEADRLQVPAGQGRSRSFDSAVIDPTSEDSGAFLDVPQRNKMPRRSSSSSPKTPPPCFHCQLVRQYERQITAEQRFFIDHRELTALSFYSDDDDDDDEEEGAVGGEGLCEDMHGACGGRPLPDVNNEAVARAQAILASTFENDPSTDCEDDAVELDLGLIHLSIEQSRARIPRQMRRHTIDSSVGNSEDEGVDGSGPNSNNSPYFGNTLMPPRPCGITFTLSPTNGDCPFLPTFAFPIDPNSPPGTPSPTQSPSPSPSPSPTPSVVLAVPPPLLELPSCSTGSGQQLLGSTAAVAAAALTLPAIASSQAAAAMATGAVCTLADADDAAAALGAIGLPVRPRRRSISRQEAIFVEPTGSSLENVSMSIEKADSIDAASTRANCGSPTGMFAVAHRTGFVVQDIYLTVPDLRRDRAASVDSCFSKLSSGNKTEELQPTVDGCYLTVPVINTTRSRSVDIVLPTDEQARYKALAMTGNEPGTYGRTATGSNARRPIRIVPDWTENAINGEHYWKTSSASGDLCCLNEECIVSSKSGQRLKCSACQLVAHINCIPYVNEKPTLLCKPTYRDVGIRQYREQTTTHHHWVHRKMEKGKCKQCGKNIMFESIPQAVQSKLFGSKEIVALSCAWCHEIYHNKDTCFNQEKIGEECRLGNYAPIIVPPSWIVKLPNKGNFKSSIRVSNKNAATGSSAAGAGGGTAAGAPGGPGGLGGPGGKGKKQTQRRQKGKDEKKGEPRAFIVKPIPSPEVIPVIVFINPKSGGNQGVKLLGKFQHLLNPRQVFDLTQGGPKMGLDMFRKAPNLRVLACGGDGTVGWVLSVLDQIHPPLSPCPAVGVLPLGTGNDLARALGWGGYFSCQGYTDEPVGKILREIGMSQCVLMDRWRVKVTPNDDVCDDHMDRSKANVPLNVINNYFSFGVDAHIALEFHEAREAHPERFNSRLRNKMYYGQMGGKDLILRQYRNLSQWVTLECDGNDFTSKLRDAGCHAVLFLNIPSYGGGTHPWNDSFGATKPTIDDGLMEVVGLTTYQLPMLQAGMHGTCICQCRKARIITKRTIPMQVDGEACRVKPSIIEIELLNKALMLTKCKNGRGDVQVNPLEKLQLNILRITMQQYEQYHYQREMLSKLANKLGQIEIDSQCDLDHVRNMLNAKFEESITYPKVSQDWCFVDACTAEHYFRIDRAQEHLHYICDIAIDDLLILDHELATMPQTPDQERSFAAFSQRQAQTERRQMDQAQGHAPGSTDEDLQIGSKPIKVMKWKSNKDRLFSFNEDVFGYGFSPILEQTSDAILLAAQSGDLNMLRALHEQGYSLQSVNKNGETALHFACKYNHKDIVKYIISCATKRIINMPDKDHGQTALHIAADTTRRELCVMLVAAGASLQARNAEGNTPMMVAFNRNANEIATYLESQERFMHLEVQTRI